A stretch of Chroicocephalus ridibundus chromosome 24, bChrRid1.1, whole genome shotgun sequence DNA encodes these proteins:
- the KRT18 gene encoding keratin, type I cytoskeletal 18 produces MSFSRSSVYSSSRRSGVTPGLGSGRRFVPPSSAASVYAGAGGSGSRISVTRTTSLTSSGGGYGAGYGAGYGAGLGGGMFFMGSGVVANEKETMQDLNDRLATYLEKVRSLEQENRRLEVQIREFMAKKGPSAQDWSHHWEVIEELRDKIFEVTVENARTVLQIDNARLAADDFRVKYEAELAIRLSVENDIVGLRKVIDDTNMARMQLEGEIESLKEELIFMKKNHEEEVKSLQAQVSDSALTVEVDAPKSQDLGKIMAEIRAQYDALAQKNLEDLEKQWGRQITESTIEITQSSKDIDTARSTVVDLRRSVQTLEIDLESLHNQKAGLEANLLEVENRYGAQLEQLNGLVLRAEAELLQVRTELQRQAEEYQALLNVKGKLEAEIATYRQLLEGGEEFSLQDALEKETTTTTTQRSTQRVVDGKVVTETKEVKVRTY; encoded by the exons ATGAGCTTCTCCCGCAGCAGCGTCTACTCCAGCTCCCGCCGCTCCGGTGTCACCCCCGGCCTCGGCTCCGGCCGCCGCTTCGTGCCCCCCAGCAGCGCAGCCAGCGTCtacgccggggccgggggctcgggCTCCCGCATCTCCGTCACCCGCACCACCAGCTTGACCAGCTCTGGGGGTGGCTATGGGGCCGGCTATGGGGCCGGCTATGGGGCCGGGTTGGGGGGCGGCATGTTCTTTATGGGTTCTGGGGTGGTGGCCAACGAGAAGGAGACGATGCAGGACCTCAACGACCGCTTGGCCACCTACTTGGAGAAGGTCCGGAGCCTGGAGCAGGAGAACCGGAGGCTGGAGGTCCAGATCCGGGAATTCATGGCCAAGAAAGGTCCCAGCGCCCAGGACTGGAGCCACCACTGGGAGGTCATCGAGGAGCTGCGGGACAAG atCTTCGAGGTGACGGTGGAGAACGCCCGCACGGTGCTGCAGATCGACAACGCCCGGCTGGCGGCCGACGACTTCAGGGTCAA GTACGAGGCGGAGCTGGCCATCCGCCTCTCGGTGGAGAACGACATCGTGGGGCTGCGCAAGGTCATCGATGACACCAACATGGCGCGGATGCAGCTGGAGGGGGAGATCGAGTCCCTCAAGGAGGAGCTCATCTTCATGAAGAAGAACCACGAGGAG GAGGTGAAGAGCCTCCAGGCCCAGGTCTCCGACTCGGCGCTGACGGTGGAGGTGGACGCGCCCAAGTCGCAGGACCTGGGCAAGATCATGGCGGAGATCCGGGCCCAGTACGACGCCCTGGCCCAGAAGAACCTGGAGGACCTGGAGAAGCAATGGGGGAGACAG ATCACCGAGAGCACCATCGAGATCACGCAGAGCAGCAAGGACATCGACACAGCCCGCAGCACCGTGGTGGACCTCCGTCGCTCCGTCCAGACCCTGGAGATCGACCTGGAGTCCCTCCACAACCAG AAGGCGGGTTTGGAGGCCAACCTGCTGGAGGTGGAGAACCGCTACGGCGCGCAGCTGGAGCAGCTCAACGGGCTGGTGCTGCGCGCCGAGGCCGAGCTGCTGCAGGTGCGCACCGAGCTGCAGCGCCAGGCCGAGGAGTACCAGGCGCTGCTCAACGTCAAGGGCAAGCTGGAGGCCGAGATCGCGACCTAccggcagctgctggagggaggagaggagttCAG cctGCAGGATGCCCTGGAGAAggagaccaccaccaccaccacccagaggagcacccagagggtggtggacGGCAAGGTGGTGACGGAGACGAAGGAGGTGAAGGTGCGGACGTACTGA
- the EIF4B gene encoding eukaryotic translation initiation factor 4B, whose protein sequence is MAASAKKKNKKGKTLTLTDFLAEDGGGGGGPTYIPKPVSWADETDDLEGDVSTTWHSNDDDVYRAPPIDRSILPTAPRAAREPNIDRSRLPKSPPYTAFLGNLPYDVTEESIKDFFRGLNISAVRLPREPTNPERLKGFGYAEFEDIDSLFQALSLNEESLGNRRIRVDVADQAQDKDRDDRCFGRDRDRFRDSERFESDWRARPATTDSFDDYPPRRGDDSFGDRYRDRYDDRYRDGPRRDMDRGFGGRDRYDDRSRDYDRGYDSRIGSGRRAFGSGYRRDDDYRGDRYEDRYDRRDDRMDRWNSRDDYGRDDFRRDDRGPTQRPKLNLKPRSAPKEEETSVAPAPQSSRAASIFGGAKPVDTAAREREVEERLQKEQEKLQRQLEDDKRIDRRPRERHPSWRSEENQERSRTGSESSQTGNSGPPGTSVGTGPTGRTTRRRESEKSLENETFTKEDDAPSPTSKAKEEKQPLKVMPAPPPKENAWVKRSSNPPARSQSSDSEQHSPTSGSQPAPSLPLEDGAPPKSAHRRGDENKPDGGRESSSKVRSGSSGRGPGDSDRKESRKDHDSRPASEPKKLDENPPSFSHASKYAALSVDGEDDGDEEECAE, encoded by the exons ATGGCGGCCTCAG ctaagaagaagaacaagaagggCAAGACCCTCACTCTGACAGACTTTCTGGCAGAGgacggtggcggcggcggtggcccgACCTATATCCCCAAACCTGTCAGCTGGGCCGACGAGACAGATGACCTGGAAGGAGACG TTTCTACCACTTGGCATAGTAACGATGATGACGTGTACCGGGCCCCTCCGATTGACCGCTCCATCCTGCCCACCGCCCCGCGGGCTGCTCGGGAACCCAACATAGACAGAAGCCGCCTCCCGAAATCCCCCCCTTACACCGCCTTTCTGGGAAACCTGCCCTATGACGTGACGGAAGAATCCATCAAGGACTTTTTCAGAGGACTTAAT ATAAGTGCTGTGCGTTTGCCGCGGGAGCCTACCAATCCGGAGAGGTTGAAAGGTTTTGGTTATGCCGAGTTTGAAGACATAGACTCCTTGTTCCAGGCTCTGAGCCTCAATGAAGAG TCTCTAGGGAACAGAAGGATACGAGTGGATGTTGCCGATCAAGCTCAGGATAAAG ATCGGGACGATCGCTGCTTTGGCAGAGATCGGGATCGCTTCCGGGACTCGGAGAGGTTCGAGAGCGACTGGAGGGCCCGTCCTGCCACCACCGACAGCTTTGATGATTACCCACCCCGCAGGGGCGACGACAGCTTCGGAGACA GGTACCGGGATCGCTACGACGATCGGTATCGTGATGGTCCGCGGAGGGATATGGACCGTGGCTTCGGGGGCAGGGATCGCTATGATGACCGTAGCAGAGACTATGACCGAG GCTACGATTCCAGGATAGGCAGCGGCCGGAGGGCCTTTGGCAGCGGCTATCGCCGGGATGACGACTACCGAGGTGACCGCTACGAAGACCGCTATGACCGGCGGGATGACCGGATGGATAGGTGGAACTCCCGGGATGATTACGGCCGGGATGATTTCCGCCGCGATGACAGAG GTCCCACTCAGAGGCCGAAGCTGAACCTGAAGCCCCGGAGTGCGCCCAAGGAGGAGGAGACCTCCGTGGCCCCGGCGCCCCAGTCCAGCAGGGCTGCCTCCATCTTCGGGGGGGCCAAACCGGTGGACACGGCCGCCAGGGAGCGGGAGGTGGAAGAGCGGCTACAGAAGGAGCAAGAGAAGCTTCAACGCCAGCTGGAGGACGATAAGAGGATAGACAGACGGCCCCGAGAGAG GCATCCCAGCTGGCGAAGCGAAGAGAACCAGGAGCGATCGCGGACGGGGAGCGAGTCCTCACAGACCGGCAACTCGGGACCTCCCGGCACCTCTGTGGGAACCGGCCCAACGGGCAGGA CCACGCGGAGGAGGGAGAGCGAGAAGTCCTTGGAGAACGAGACGTTCACCAAAGAGGACGATGCCCCGTCTCCCACCTCCAAGGcgaaggaggagaagcagccccTGAAGGTGATGCCGGCGCCGCCGCCCAAGGAGAACGCCTGGGTGAAGCGGAGCAGCAACCCCCCCGCGCGCTCCCAGAGCTCGGATTCGGAGCAGCACTCTCCAACGAG TGGCAGCCAGCCGGCCCCCAGCCTGCCCTTGGAAGATGGGGCCCCCCCCAAGAGCGCCCACAGGAGAG GAGACGAGAACAAGCCGGACGGGGGCCGGGAGAGCAGTTCCAAGGTCCGAAGCGGGAGCTCCGGCCGTGGCCCGGGGGATTCAGACAG GAAAGAGAGCAGGAAGGATCACGACTCGCGACCTGCATCTGAGCCAAAGAAACTTGACGAGAACCCACCCTCC TTCAGCCACGCCAGCAAATACGCGGCGCTCTCGGTGGACGGCGAAGATGATGGCGACGAGGAAGAATGCGCcgaataa
- the LOC134526753 gene encoding tensin-2-like: MGLCLRSRLGRRRRCGGQVRAPSRRGGCEGPPPGLGLSPRPPPASPGAGPRARWGRCCGRSGAATAPTRPGSPPHPTASERRPSGGGGPAPPAGTPSAPRASSAESAKSPATRDARRRWHRRAKLCPPPELRRNTAPVRRSEHLGSTKSLNGSRQRNTLPRSVSLEQVLQRPFAFDLTYVTERIICLRFPGGLEEPRYRRHLREVATMLASRHRHHYTIFNLSEKRRDITRLNPKVQDFGWPDLHAPPLDKLCSICKAMEGWLRAHPQHVAVLHCKGSKGKTGVIVAAYMHYSKVSASADQALSTLTMRKFCEEKVAAALQPSQRSNMTTVFGHLQPSQVTDTVLVAIEALTADDTCDRQTGSKILAMAVLDPSYWLTDVPKFMTYIHKNVECIRTEPARRSLDSLLLLMTHWYPGEVVRSLLKISPTCDRY; the protein is encoded by the exons ATGGGGCTCTGTCTCCGCTCCCGCCTTGGCCGGCGGCGACGCTGCGGGGGCCAAGTCCGGGCCCCCTCCCGCCGGGGGGGCTGCGAGGGCCCCCCCCCAGGCCTGGggctctccccccgcccccccccggcatcccccggTGCTGG CCCCCGGGCGCGGTGGGGACGCTGCTGCGGGCGCTCGGGCGCCGCGACGGCCCCGACACg ccccggcagccccccccaccccacagcttcCGAGAGAAGACCttccggcgggggggggcctgcGCCGCCTGCGGGGACCCCCTCGGCCCCCAGGGCCTCGTCTGCAGAG tctGCAAAGTCACCAGCCACAAGAGATGCGAGGCGAAG GTGGCATCGCCGTGCCaagctctgccccccccccgagCTG AGGAGGAACACGGCCCCCGTGCGCCGCAGCGAGCacctg ggctccACCAAGTCCCTCAATGGCAGCCGGCAGCGCAACACCCTGCCCAG gagcGTCAGCCTGGAGCAGGTGCTGCAGCGCCCCTTCGCCTTCGACCTGACCTACGTCACCGAGCGCATCATCTGCCTGCGCttcccgggggggctggaggagccccgCTACCGCCGGCACCTGCGCGAGGTGGCCACCATGCTGGCCTCCCGCCACCGCCACCACTACACG aTCTTCAACCTGTCGGAGAAGCGCCGGGACATCACCCGCCTCAACCccaag GTGCAGGATTTCGGGTGGCCGGACCTGCACGCCCCCCCCCTGGACAAGCTGTGCTCCATCTGCAAGGCCATGGAGGGCTGGCTGCGGGCGCACCCCCAGCACGTCGCCGTGCTGCACTGCaag GGCAGTAAGGGCAAGACGGGCGTCATCGTGGCAGCCTACATGCACTACAGCAAGGTGTCGGCCAG cgCCGACCAGGCCCTGAGCACCCTCACCATGAGGAAGTTCTGCGAGGAGAAGGTGGCGGCCGCCCTGCAGCCCTCCCAGAGgag CAACATGACCACG GTGTTTGGACACCTCCAGCCTTCTCAGGTGACGGACACGGTCCTCGTCGCCATTGAGGCCTTGACAGCAGATGACACCTGTGACAGGCAGACGGGCAGCAAAATCCTAGCCATGGCTGTGCTAGACCCCAGTTACTGGCTGACGGAT GTGCCGAAGTTCATGACGTACATCCACAAAAATGTGGAGTGCATCCGCACGGAGCCAGCCCGCCGCAGCCTGGACTCACTCCTTCTCCTAATGACCCATTGGTACCCCGGGGAAGTGGTCAGGAGCCTCTTGAAGATCTCACCAACGTGTGACAGGTACTAG